One Sphingopyxis fribergensis genomic region harbors:
- a CDS encoding class I SAM-dependent methyltransferase: MTDKKPQDQDYVPPLGRHGLTDQYDRAIALMTREKRWRSELIRRLPPSGGARIVDIGCGTGTLAIAIKQAFPDSEVIGIDPDRPALDLARGKAEAAGVAVQWEQAMGDRADDIVGSCDVIVSSLVFHQCAIETKQAIADAMFRALRSGGLMFVADYGLQRSLLMRTLFRQVQLLDGFDKTEPSAKGCMPGIFVAAGFAEVTEAKVIQTPTGSISIYEGRKDGAGTQVEPATSPAAA, encoded by the coding sequence ATGACCGATAAGAAACCGCAAGATCAAGATTATGTCCCGCCTCTTGGCCGGCATGGATTGACCGACCAATATGACCGCGCGATCGCCCTCATGACGCGCGAGAAACGCTGGCGCTCGGAGCTCATACGCCGCCTCCCGCCGAGTGGCGGCGCGCGGATCGTCGATATCGGCTGCGGCACAGGAACGCTTGCCATCGCCATCAAGCAGGCGTTTCCCGATAGCGAGGTCATTGGGATCGACCCCGACCGGCCCGCGCTCGACCTCGCCCGCGGCAAGGCCGAGGCGGCCGGGGTCGCCGTGCAATGGGAACAGGCGATGGGTGACCGGGCCGACGACATTGTGGGAAGCTGTGACGTGATCGTCTCCAGCCTCGTATTTCACCAATGCGCCATCGAAACCAAGCAGGCGATCGCCGATGCAATGTTTCGGGCGCTCAGGTCTGGCGGGTTGATGTTCGTCGCCGACTATGGGCTGCAGCGCAGCCTCTTGATGCGGACGCTATTCCGGCAGGTGCAGTTGCTCGATGGTTTCGACAAGACCGAACCCAGTGCGAAGGGTTGCATGCCCGGAATATTCGTCGCAGCGGGCTTTGCCGAAGTGACCGAAGCCAAGGTCATCCAGACGCCGACCGGGTCGATCTCGATCTATGAAGGCCGCAAGGATGGTGCGGGGACTCAGGTTGAGCCTGCAACGAGTCCGGCCGCCGCCTGA